A stretch of the Conexibacter woesei Iso977N genome encodes the following:
- a CDS encoding class I adenylate-forming enzyme family protein, producing the protein MSDDLSWPLRRAARLFPTKPAVVDAAGGTTVTYAELAARVAQLGAALAAVPDGGRVGVLAANSLTHLELFLGVPSAGRVVVSLNTRLAAEELTALAKDARLSLLVADDANAETARAIADAAGCPLLMVGAEYDAWREAATAVAPAAAAAPETGALAAISYTGGTTGRPKGVMLSHGNLLANARHNIMATGHGAEDRWLHVCPMFHVAGTANVVAATWAGAYQVVLPRFDAAVVLAAIESYNITHLVLVPTMLGMLLDHPNLDTADLSSLGHVQYAASPITPELQRRVLQRFPDIDVAQFYGMTEAAPTVTTCTPADHRRADGARLASMGAPVIGVEVEVRDPDTTQPLQPGEIGEVWVRGPNVMLGYWEQPEATQAALTPDRWYRTGDAAYADADGYLFLVDRLKDMIISGGENVYSVEVEAVLAEHPAVAEAAVYGVPHARWGEAVHATVAVTDPAITADDLIAHCRERIAGFKVPRALDLTTEPLPKSGAGKLLKNRLRDPHWAGRERNIS; encoded by the coding sequence ATGAGCGACGACCTGTCCTGGCCCCTGCGCCGCGCCGCCCGACTGTTCCCCACCAAGCCGGCGGTGGTCGACGCCGCCGGCGGCACGACCGTCACCTACGCCGAGCTGGCGGCGCGCGTCGCGCAGCTCGGCGCCGCGCTGGCCGCGGTCCCGGACGGCGGCCGCGTCGGCGTCCTGGCCGCGAACTCGCTCACGCACCTCGAGCTGTTCCTCGGCGTCCCGAGCGCCGGCCGCGTCGTCGTCTCGCTCAACACCCGCCTCGCCGCCGAGGAGCTGACCGCGCTGGCGAAGGACGCCCGTCTCTCCCTGCTCGTCGCCGACGACGCCAACGCCGAGACCGCCCGCGCCATCGCGGACGCCGCCGGCTGCCCGCTGCTCATGGTCGGCGCCGAGTACGACGCGTGGCGCGAAGCCGCGACCGCCGTCGCGCCCGCAGCGGCGGCGGCTCCGGAGACCGGCGCGCTCGCCGCGATCTCCTACACCGGCGGCACCACCGGGCGGCCGAAGGGCGTCATGCTCAGCCACGGCAACCTGCTCGCCAACGCGCGCCACAACATCATGGCGACAGGGCACGGGGCGGAGGATCGGTGGCTGCACGTCTGCCCGATGTTCCACGTCGCGGGGACGGCGAACGTCGTCGCGGCGACGTGGGCCGGCGCCTACCAGGTCGTCCTGCCGCGCTTCGACGCCGCCGTGGTCCTGGCCGCGATCGAGTCCTACAACATCACCCACCTCGTCCTGGTCCCGACCATGTTGGGGATGTTGCTCGACCACCCCAACCTGGACACCGCGGACCTCTCCAGCCTCGGCCACGTCCAGTACGCGGCCTCGCCGATCACGCCCGAGCTGCAGCGCCGCGTCCTGCAGCGCTTCCCGGACATCGACGTCGCGCAGTTCTACGGGATGACCGAGGCCGCGCCGACCGTCACGACCTGCACGCCCGCCGACCACCGCCGCGCCGACGGCGCGCGTCTGGCCTCGATGGGCGCGCCGGTGATCGGCGTCGAGGTCGAGGTCCGCGACCCGGACACGACCCAACCCCTACAACCTGGTGAGATCGGCGAGGTCTGGGTCCGCGGCCCCAACGTCATGTTGGGGTATTGGGAGCAACCGGAGGCCACGCAGGCCGCGCTGACCCCCGACCGCTGGTACCGCACCGGCGACGCCGCCTACGCCGACGCCGACGGCTACCTGTTCCTGGTCGACCGGCTCAAGGACATGATCATCTCGGGCGGCGAGAACGTGTACTCGGTCGAGGTCGAGGCGGTCCTGGCCGAGCATCCGGCGGTCGCCGAGGCCGCGGTCTACGGCGTCCCGCACGCGCGCTGGGGCGAGGCGGTCCACGCGACGGTCGCCGTCACCGACCCCGCGATCACTGCCGACGACCTGATCGCCCACTGCCGCGAGCGGATCGCCGGCTTCAAGGTCCCACGCGCCCTGGACCTGACGACCGAGCCGCTGCCGAAGTCCGGCGCGGGCAAGCTGCTGAAGAACCGGCTGCGCGATCCGCACTGGGCCGGACGCGAGCGCAATATCAGTTGA